The Vallitalea okinawensis genome window below encodes:
- a CDS encoding DUF2225 domain-containing protein, which produces MLGNIFKGLEKYGLDKTKGIDIYNDGEQIDIEHKTIVEKEALYDKSYICPVCKSKFKDKAVKSSRQRILSIEYDLRPVYDYFEMYKYDVVVCPQCGYGALNSVFTKITPIQAKVIEQKIGTKFNAETYPDIYDYKTSVLRYKLALLNAVLKGAPSIEKAYLCLKLKWLFDVAIESIEDDNHPEVIEYRQQKDNITEQALKGFLDAYLKGHFSSFGFDESKLMYIIGQLYSELGQDKEAYEWFTKVASYAGANFRLRDKARDRREELRNV; this is translated from the coding sequence ATGCTGGGTAATATATTTAAAGGGCTTGAAAAATACGGACTTGATAAGACAAAAGGTATAGATATTTATAATGATGGTGAGCAGATTGACATTGAACATAAAACCATAGTTGAAAAGGAAGCTTTGTATGATAAAAGCTATATATGTCCCGTCTGTAAATCAAAGTTTAAAGATAAAGCAGTAAAGTCATCCAGGCAACGTATTTTAAGCATTGAATACGATTTAAGACCTGTTTACGATTATTTCGAGATGTATAAATACGATGTTGTCGTTTGTCCACAATGTGGGTATGGAGCATTGAACAGTGTATTCACAAAAATAACTCCCATTCAAGCAAAAGTCATTGAGCAAAAAATAGGTACAAAGTTTAATGCTGAAACTTATCCAGATATTTATGACTACAAGACCAGCGTATTGCGTTATAAGTTAGCATTACTGAATGCAGTTTTAAAGGGTGCACCATCTATTGAGAAAGCTTATTTATGCTTGAAATTGAAATGGCTGTTTGATGTAGCTATTGAATCCATAGAAGATGATAATCATCCCGAAGTCATTGAGTATAGGCAACAGAAGGATAATATAACAGAACAAGCTTTGAAAGGATTTTTAGATGCCTATCTCAAAGGACACTTCAGCAGTTTTGGATTTGATGAGAGTAAGTTGATGTATATCATTGGTCAACTTTACTCAGAGTTAGGTCAGGATAAAGAGGCCTATGAGTGGTTTACAAAGGTAGCGTCCTATGCAGGAGCTAACTTTAGATTAAGGGATAAAGCTCGTGATCGGCGTGAAGAATTACGCAACGTATAA
- a CDS encoding glutamine--tRNA ligase/YqeY domain fusion protein codes for MDEAKNFIEEIIEKDLEEDVYGQRVHTRFPPEPNGYLHIGHAKAICTDFGMAKKYNGKCNLRFDDTNPIKEDTEYVESIMEDVKWLGFQWDELHYASNYFDKLYECAVELIKKGKAYVCDLSAEEMREYRGTLTEPGKNSPYRDRSVEENLDIFERMSKGEFADGEKVLRAKIDMASPNITMRDPVMYRIAHVHHHKAGDKWCIYPMYDFAHPISDAIEGITHSICTLEFEDHRPLYDWFLEQLEWKEAPKQIEFSRLELTNIVTSKRKLLKLVQDGIVDGWSDPRMPTIAGLRRRGVTPDALRTFCYETPLTKNKGVVEFAFLEHLIREDMKLTQPRIMGVLDPLKVVITNYPEGEVEYLEAENNQEVPEMGKRQIPFGREIYIERDDFMEEPPKKFFRLAPGKEVRLKHAYFIKCEEVIKDENGEVIELRCTYDPETKSGTGFTGRKVKGTLHWVSATESVDVSVRLYDHLFNEDEESGESILNENSVEVLEGCKIEASIKDAEPGSRYQFFRHGYFIIDTEDTKDGNIVFNRIVSLKSSYKPPKK; via the coding sequence ATGGATGAAGCAAAAAACTTCATTGAAGAAATAATTGAAAAAGATTTAGAAGAAGATGTTTATGGACAACGTGTTCATACACGCTTCCCTCCAGAGCCAAACGGATACTTACATATTGGTCATGCAAAAGCCATATGTACAGATTTTGGAATGGCAAAGAAATACAACGGAAAATGTAACTTAAGATTTGATGATACCAATCCTATCAAAGAAGACACTGAGTACGTAGAGTCTATTATGGAAGACGTTAAGTGGCTTGGTTTTCAATGGGATGAGCTACACTACGCATCAAATTATTTCGATAAATTATATGAGTGTGCAGTAGAATTAATCAAAAAAGGAAAAGCCTATGTTTGTGATCTAAGCGCCGAAGAGATGCGTGAATATAGGGGTACACTTACTGAGCCAGGTAAGAATAGTCCATATCGTGATCGTTCTGTAGAGGAAAATTTGGATATTTTTGAGAGAATGAGTAAAGGCGAATTTGCTGATGGTGAAAAGGTATTAAGAGCAAAGATTGATATGGCGTCACCTAATATTACTATGCGAGATCCAGTTATGTATCGTATAGCCCACGTTCATCATCATAAAGCTGGTGACAAGTGGTGTATTTATCCAATGTATGACTTTGCGCACCCAATCAGTGACGCTATTGAAGGGATTACACATTCTATTTGCACACTAGAGTTTGAGGATCATCGTCCACTTTACGATTGGTTCTTAGAGCAATTAGAATGGAAAGAAGCACCTAAGCAAATTGAGTTTTCTCGTTTAGAGCTTACCAATATCGTGACGAGTAAACGTAAACTTCTAAAGCTTGTTCAAGATGGTATTGTTGATGGGTGGAGTGACCCACGTATGCCAACAATAGCAGGACTTAGAAGGAGAGGTGTTACGCCAGATGCTCTACGCACTTTCTGTTATGAGACACCGTTGACAAAGAATAAAGGTGTGGTTGAATTTGCCTTCTTAGAGCACCTTATTCGTGAAGATATGAAGTTAACACAGCCAAGAATCATGGGTGTTCTTGATCCTTTAAAAGTTGTCATTACCAACTATCCAGAAGGCGAAGTTGAATACCTAGAAGCTGAGAACAATCAAGAAGTTCCTGAAATGGGTAAACGTCAAATTCCATTTGGTCGAGAGATCTATATTGAAAGAGACGACTTCATGGAAGAACCTCCAAAGAAATTCTTCCGTTTAGCACCTGGTAAAGAAGTTCGTTTAAAGCATGCTTACTTCATTAAGTGTGAAGAAGTGATTAAGGATGAGAATGGAGAGGTTATTGAGTTACGCTGTACTTATGATCCAGAAACCAAATCAGGTACTGGTTTTACTGGAAGAAAAGTAAAAGGAACTCTTCATTGGGTATCTGCAACAGAATCTGTTGACGTATCAGTACGCCTTTATGATCATTTATTTAATGAAGATGAAGAATCAGGGGAGTCCATCTTAAATGAAAATTCTGTGGAAGTTCTTGAAGGATGTAAGATCGAAGCATCCATTAAAGATGCAGAACCTGGTAGTCGCTATCAGTTCTTTAGACATGGTTATTTCATTATTGATACGGAAGATACAAAGGATGGTAACATCGTCTTTAATCGTATTGTATCACTTAAGAGCTCCTATAAACCACCTAAGAAATAG